The genome window ATTTCAGGATAACCAACAATCGGTTTATTGTCGCGAGCGTCTATTAATTGAAAAAGCTAAAGCCTCATTTTAAACCCCCTGATTAATGTCCTCTACAAAGCCTTTAATTAGCAGTTACAATAAATGCGGCATACTTAGCGCGGAGAAAATTAAGTCACTCTGTTTAGAACTCAAGAAATTCCTCTCTGTTCTCGTCGGATTTGAATTCCAAATGTGAAAGTGGTCCAAATGAAAAGATTCGCTAAACTGATACAATTGTAAACTCGAGAGATGCAATTTTgcaattacttttgttttctgttgtatgtTACACCGGTGAGATTATCCGATATAGGCCACTCATGTTTCTGCTTACAAGAATCGGACAAGAGAGAAGGGGTGGGTGAGTTggtaggggaggagggcaggatttttattaatttttagatcATTCATATATCAGTATCTTTGATATCTCCTTTATGAATTAATATCCGGCCGAAATGTATTATATTTGAGTTCAacgcaatatacacacacacacacacacacacacacacacacacacatatatatatatatatatatatatatatatatatatatatatatatatatatatatatatatatatacatacatacatatatatacacactgacaAATAtagatacattcatacatacatacgtgtgtgtgtatatatatatatatatatatatatatatatatatatatatatatatatatatatatatatatatatatatatatatatatatatatatatatatatatatatatatatatatatatattatatgttgtgtgtatatatatatatatatatatatatatatatatatatatatatatatatatatatatatatatatatatatattattatattattatatatatatatatattgtgtgtatatatatatatatatatatatatatatatatatatatatatatatatatatatatatatatgtatatatatacatatatatgtgtgtgtgtgctagctAGGTACTTACTCAGGCGTGTTTAGATATTGAAGTAACCTATTGGGAATAGTCGTAGATATTTACTAATTACCAGCGTTATTGTTTTGGGAAAGTAAAAATTCGTTAATATCctatagaatgaataaataacctCAAATAACTCGATCCATTTGTTTATACTTTCTcaaaaacaatgatgaaaattacataaacaattGTGTCATGTTTCCGTAGTTGTcttgtttttcataataatttgaaggaaaacaaatttatcCATTGATCATTATTTCTaagtaaaattttagttttctaatgATTAGAAATATGATGGATTTGAGATTTATCTAGCGTtcttaaaaaatatgataaaattatgtatagtgAAATTTCAGGAAATGTAAGCCATTATTAGACTGTATATAGTTGTTTTGAACGGAAGAAAATTTATTAGAGAAAGTgggaatttatttatctttcaaatATACCTCGTTTACTAAAACTTACCTGAAAAATGTTACGTTTATATTCAGTAGACAATGATACCCGTATTTTTAATTCCTGAGATAATAATCCCCTGGGATAGAAATGTTCAAATGAAATCCAGTTCACAACTTTTGTTCCTTCTAGAATCAGTCAAGTGGTAGTGTCTTGGAAGATATAAAGGTTCACCTCTTAGAGCACTTGTTTCTGAATGCTGGGGATTGCGTAGTATTTTAGGATATTAGCTTAGATTTAGTTTGCATGCAAGGTGCAAAAGATTGGATAGCATTTATTTGCTCAAATATTCTCACATATAAGGAAATGAAACCATTAAGGTCACAGGAAATAGTAAAAGCTTCACGTAATCTATTGATGTTCGAGGTCTGGTTCCTGATAAATTATGGTTTATTACCGTTTTagtttatttctgttattcataaGTCAGCAtgtgcaatggaatggaatatagagtttaggctaaaggccaagcacggggacctatgaggtcattccaaGGCCAGTGAACGCCCAGCGACCCCACAACCACTGTCCATTCACCAGCCTTGTACACAGTTCTAGGTCCTccattccagggccagtgaatgtccagcggccccccaacagCTGTCCATTCGCCAGCCTCATGCACAGTTCCAGGCACTGTTCTGTTCTTCAGGTCTGGGTCCTCCATTCCAGGACCAGTGAATGTCCAGCTGACCCCCAACAGCTGTTCATTCGCCAGCCTCATGCACAGTTCCAGGCACTGTTCTGCTCTTCAGGTCTGGGTCCTccattccagggccagtgaatgtccagcagctccccaaccactgtccattcaCCAGCCTCGTGCACAGTTCCTGGTTCTGTTCTACTCTTCAGGTCTGAGTCCTCCAATCCAGGACCAGAGGATGTCCAGTGGCTCCCCAGCTGCTGTCCATTCGCCAGCCTCGTGCAGTGTAACTGTTCCGGGCACTGTTCTTCTCTTCTGGCCTGGGTCCTCCATTCCAGGGCCAGTGACTGTCCAACATCCCCCCAACCTCTGTCCATTTACCAGCTTCGTGAACAGTTCCAGGTGCTGTTCTCCTCTTCAGGCCTGGGTCCTCCATTCCAAGGCCAATGAATGTCCAAtagccccccaaccactgtccatttgGCAGCTTTGTGGACAGTTCCAGGTGCTGTTCTGCTCTTTATGTTTGAGTCCTCCATTCCAGGACCAGTGAATGTTCAGCATACTCTCAACCATTGTCCTTTCGCCAGCCTCGGGAACAGTTCCAGGCACTGTTCTGCTCTTCAGGTCCAGCTCTTCCATTCCAGGTCCTGTGCATATCCAGCAGCCCCAACTACTTTCCATTTGCCAGCCTCATGCACAGTTCCAGGCACTGTTCTGCTCTTCAGGTCTGGGTCCTCCATCCCAGGGCCAGTGAGTGTCCAGTGGCCCCCTAACAGCTGTCCATTCATCAGCCTCATGCACAGCTCCGGCCATTGTTCTGCTCTTCAGGTCTGGGTCCTCCATTCCTGggtccagcggccccccaacctcTGTCCATTTGCTAGCTGCGTACATACTTCCAGGCACTCTTCTGGTTTTCAGGCCTGGGTCCTccattccagggccagtgaatgtcCAGCATCCCCCAACCTCTGTCCATTTGCCAGCCTTGTGCACAGTTCCAGCACTGTTCTGCTCTTCAGGCCTGGGTCCTCCATTCCAAGGCCAGTGAATGTCCAGCaacccccaaccactgtccattcaCCAGCCTCGTGCACAGTTCCAGGTGCTGTTCTGCTCTTAAGGTCTGGGTCCTCTATTCCAAGGACAATGAAtgtccagtggccccccaactgctgtccattcgACAAACTTGTGCACAGTTCCACGAACTGTTCTACTCTTTATGTCTAGGTCCTCaattccagggccagtgaatgtcCAGCATACCCACAACTGCTGTCCAATTGCCAGCCTCTGGCACAGCACCAGGCACCATTCTGCTCTTCAGGTCCAGCTCTTTCATTCCAGGGCCAGTGACTGTCCAGCAACTCCACAGCTGCTGTCCATTCACGAGCCTTGTGCACATTTCATGATGCTGTTCTGCTCTTCAGTTCTGAGTCCTccattccagggccagtgaatgtcCCTCAActccccaaccgctgtccattccGCCAGCCTCGTGCACAGTTCCTAGCACTGTTCTACTCTTCAGGTCTGGGTTCTCCATTCCAGGACTGGAGAATGTCCAGTGGCCCCCCCAACAGCTGTCCATTCACCAACCTCGTGCACAGTTCCAGACACTGTTCTGCTCCTCAGGTCTGGGTCCTCCATTCCAGTTCCATTGAATGTCCAGTGGCCCCCTAAAGCTGTCCATTTGCCAGCCTTGTGCACAGTTCCATGCACTGTTCTCTTTCTGGTCTGGGTCCTCCATTCCAAGGCCAATGACTGTCCAGCAATCCCCGCCACCTCTTTCCATTTGCCAGCTTTGTTTTCACAGTTCCAGGTGCTGTTCTCTGCCATCTTCAGGCCTTCAAGTCTGGGTTCCTCCATTGTCCTGCAATCCGGTGACTGCCCAAGGCCAAGTACAGTAAAGTGTCCAGTGGCCCCCAAACCACCATCCAAACCTTTGTCCATTCTGCTCTTCAGCCTTGTGCACAGTTCCTGTTTTGCCAGCTGTTCTGGTCTTTATGTCTGGGTCCCCCAGCCATTGTCATTCCAGAACCAGTGAATGTCCAGACATACTCTCAACACTGTTGTCTTGTGCACAGTTCGCCAGCCTTTATGTCTGAGTCCTCAGTTCGGGGCCACAGTTCCAGCCTGGCACTGTTCTGCTCTTCAGGTCTTCAGCTCTTCCATTCCCATTCACCAGCCTGTTCACATTTAAGACATGTCCTCTTTAGTTTTGCAGCCCCCCCCAACCACTCTCCATTCACCAGCCTCATGCACAGTTCCTAGTTCCAGGCACTGTTCTGCTCTTCAGGTCTGGGTCCTCCATTCCAAGGCCAGTGAATGTCCAGCGGCacccaaccgctgtccatttgCCAGCCTCATGCACAATTCCTGGCGCTGTTCTGTTTTTCAGGTCCAGGTCCTCCATTCCATGGCCAGTGAATGTCCTGCAGTCCCCCAACCTCTGTCCATTCACCAGCCTGTTCTGCTCTTCAGGTCACAGCCATTCCAAGCGCTGATCTGCTCCTCTTCAGATCTTGGTCCTCCATTCCAAGGCCAGTGAATGTCCGACGGCAGCCAGCCTCATGCTTCCAGGTCCTCCATTGTGCCAGCCTGATCTGCTCCCCAGGTCTGCCCCAGTCAGGCCCAGGCAACATTCTGCTCTTCAGGTCCTGCTCTTTCATTTCAGGGCCAGTGACTGCCCAGCgaccccccaactgctgtccatttgCCATCCTCGTGCACAGATACTGGCACTGTTCTGCTCTTGAGGTCTGGGTCCTCCATTCCAGGACCAGTGAATGCCCACTGGCTCCCTAACCACTGTCAAATGGCCAGCCTTGGGAACAGTTCCTGATACTGTTCTACTCCTCAGATCTGGGTCCTCCATTCCAGGGTCAGTGAATGTCCAGTGGCCCCTCAACCACTGTCCATTCGCCAGACTCGTGCACAGTTCCAGGCACTGTTCTGCTCTGTAGATCTGGGTCCTccattccagggccagtgaatgtcCAGCTGCCCCCAAACACTGTCCATTTGCCAGCCTCATGCACAATTCCAGGCACTGTTCTGCTCTTCAGGGCTGGGTTCTctattccagggccagtgaatgtcAAGCGGCCCCCAACCTCTGCCCATTGGCCAACCACATGCACAGCTCCAGGCACTGTTCTGCTCTTCAGGTCTAGGTCCATCATTCTAAGGTCAGTGAATTTCCAGTGACCCCCCAACCGTTGTCCATTGGTAGGACCCTTCTGCCAGTCTCGGGCATAGTTTCAGGCACTGTTCTCTTCTTCAGGTCTGTCTCTTCCATTCCAGGGCCAGACTTGAAGAACAGAACAGTGCCTGGAACTGTGCCCGAGCCTGGCCAATGGgcagcggttgggggccgctggacattcactggccctggaatggAGGACCCAGACCTGAAGAGCAGAACAACACTTAGATCTGCCTGCTGCACATACACTGGCCCTGGAATAGAGGACCCAGACCTGGAGAGCAGAACTGCGCTTGGATCTGTGCACGAGGCTGGCGAATGGACAACGGCTGGGGGGCCGCTGgacattcactggccctggaagggAGATCTTAGACCTGAAGAGCAGAGCAACACCTGAAATTGTGCCAAAGGCTGGCGAATGTACAGAGGTTGGGGGCCCGACCACTGACCATTCAACAGCCTCGGGCACAGCTCCAGGCACTGTTCTGCTTTTCAGGTTTGGCCCTTTCACCAGCCTCTGGCACAGTTCCAGGCACGGTTTTGCTCTTCAGGTACATCTCTTCTATTCCAGGTCCAGACCTGAAGAGCAGAACAGTGCTTGGAACTGTGCCTGAGCCTGGGtaatggacagtggttggggggccgcaGGAGGGAGATCCTAGACCTGGAGAGCAGAACAGCGCCTGGAATTGTGCCAAAGGCTGGTGAATGTACAGCAGTTAGGGGGCCGACCACTGTCCATTCAACAGCCTCGTGCACAATTCCAGGCGCTGTCCCATTTTTCAGGTCTAGGTCCTCCATTCCAGGCCAGTGAATGTCCATCAGTCCCCCAACCTCTGTGCATTCGCCAGCCTCGTGCACAGCTCCAAGCACTGATCTGCTCTTTAGGTCTGGGTCCTCCATTCCATGGCCTGTGAATGTCCAGCATTCCCACAACCACTGTCCATTTGCCAGCCTCGGGCCCAGTACCAGGCACCATTCTGCTCTTCAGGTCTGGCTCTTTCATTCCAGGGCCAGTGACTGTCCAGCGAACCCCCAACCGCAGTCCATTTGCCAGCCTTGTGCACGGATACAGGCATTGTTCTGCTCTTCAGGTCTGGGTCCTccattccagggccagtgaatgtccagtgactccccaaccactgtccattgGCCAACCTCGGGAACAGTTCCTGCCACTGTTCTACTCTTCAGATCTGGGTCCTCCATTCCAGGGTTAGTGAATGTCCAGCAGCTCTCCAACCACTGTCCATTTGCCAGACTTGTGCACAGTTCCAGGCACTTTCCTGCTCTGTGAATCTGGTTCCTCCATTCCAGCGCCAGTGAATGTCCAGCtgcccccaaccactgtccatttgCCAACTTCATACACAATTAAAGGCACTGTTCTGCTCTTCAGGTCTGGGTTCTctattccagggccagtgaatgtcAAGCGGCCCCCCAACCTCTGCCCATTGGCCAGCCTCAGTCACAGCTCCAGGCACTGTTCTGCTCTTCAGGTCTAGGTCCTTCATTCTAGGGCCAGTGAATGTCCAGTGgacccccaaccgctgtccattgGTAGGCCTGGAAGGGAGGTCCTAGACCTGAAGAGCAGATCAGTGCCTGGAATTGTGCCCGAGGCTGTCGAATGTACAGTGGTTGGGGGGCAACTACTGTCCATTCGCCAGCCTCGGACACCGTTCCAGGCACTGTTCTGCTTTTCAGTTCTGGCCCTTTTGCCAGTCTCATGCATAGTTCCAGGCACTGTTTTCCTCTTCAGGTCTGTCTCTTCTATTCTAGGGCCAGACTTGAACAGTAGAGCAGTGCCTGGAACTGTGCCCAAGCCTGGCTGATGAACAGCAGTTGAGGGGATAACTACTGTCCATTCGCCAGCCTTGGATACCGTTCCAGGCACTGTTCTGGTTTTCAGTTCTGGCCCTTTTGCCATTCTCGTGCATAGTTCCAGGCACTGTCCTCCTCTTCAGGTCTGTCTCTTCCATTCCAGGGCCAGACTTGAAGAGCAGAACAGTGCTTGGAACTTTGCCCAAGCCTGGCTAATGAACAGCAGTTGGGGGGATGCTGGACATTCACTTGCCCTAGAATGGATGACCCAGAAATGAAGAGCAGAGCAGTGCCTGGAACTGTGCCCAAGACTGGCAAAAGGGCCAGAACTGAAAAGCAGAACAGTGCCTGGAACTGTGACCGAGGCTGGCGAATGGACAGCAGTTGCCCCCAAACCACTGTACATTCGACAGCCTCAGGCAAATTCCAGGTGCTGCTCTGCTCTTCAGGTCTAGGATCTCCCCCTCCAGGCCTACCAATGGACAGCAGTTGGAGGTCTGCTGGACATTCGCTGGGAATGAAGGACCTGAAGAGCAGAACAGTGCCTGGAGCTGTGTCTGAGGCTGGCCAATGGGCAGAGGTTGGGGCCATgacattcactggccctggaatggAGGACCCAGACCTGAAGAGCAGAACAGCACCTAGAACTGCCGCTGGACATATTACTGGCCCTTGAATGGAGGACCCGGACCTGAAGAGCAGAACAGCGCTTGGATCTGTGCATTAGGCTGGCGAATGGATAACGGCTGGGGGGCCACTAGATTTTCACTGGTCCTGGAAGGGAGATCCTAGACCTGAAGAGCAAGAACAACACCTGAAATTGTGCCAAAGGCTGGCGAGTGTACAGTGGTTTGGGGGGGGCTACCACTGTCCATTCAACAGCCTCGGGCACAGCTCCAGGCACTGTTCTGCTTTTCAGGTCTGGTCCTTTCACCAGCCATGGGCACAGTTCCAGGCACTGTTCTGCTCTTCAGGTTCATCTCTTCCATTCCAGGGCCAGACCTGAAGAGCAGAACAGTGCTCGGAACTGTGGCTGAGCCTGGGTAATGGACAGCGGTGGGGCGCCGCTGGACattccctggccctggaatggaagacccagacctgaAGAGCTGAACAGTGCCTGGAGCTGTGCATGAGGCTGGcgaatggacagcggttgggggaccGCTGGACATTCACTGGACCTGGAATGGAGGACCCAGAACTGAAGAACAGAACAGCACCTGGAACTGTGCACAAGGCTGGTGAAtggagagggggggcgggggctgACTGCTGTCCTTTCGCCTGCCCTTGGCACAGTTCCAGGCAGTGTTTAGCTCTTCAGGTCTGTTTCTTCCATTACAGGTCCTTCTTCTAATAATTTCCAGAATAATTATCTTAATCCTCATCTTATTCCTTTTGCTCTTCTTCTGGATTGTCATCATCTTTTCCTCAGATTCATCTTCTTGTGTGCCGTGAAGATTTTCTGCTCCTTTTTTTGTTACTCTTTTTATGTGCAAGGTTTCGCATAATGTATGCaattgcctctctctttctcccattctcCTGCACCTGTTTCTTTATGTTTTCTTGCTCctctttaaatttttctatttcctttgctATTTCACCTAGTATTATCGCTTCTTCCTCTTGATGTGTTGATTGTTCTTGCTGGGCTGTCTtgctttcatcttcttcttgGGTTTCAGGTCGCAAGTCTAACTTTTGTTCTGTCTCTCTTCTTGTGTTTGGCAACCCTTGTTCTTGTGTATCATCACTTGACTCATCATCATTTGATACAAAGTGATCACAAGGAACCTCACCAAGAGCTGCTTCCTCTGGGCCATGTagattttcctctcctttttcgtCAGTCTGCTTCCTGTCATCAGGACCCGTCAGACATTCTTTGATGCCCATCTTTTGAGCAAGACTTTGCATCATGcattccatttcctctctctttctccgttgGTCCAGCAGCTGTTTCCTTTGGTTGTCTTGCTCCTCTTGAAGcttttccacttcctttcttatTTCGCTTTGTATATTCACTACTTCTTCCTCTTGACATGCTGCTTGTTCTTCATGGGCCGTCTTGCGTTCTCTGTCCTCTTCTTGTGTTTCAGGTCCCAAGTCAGAGTTTTGTTCTGACTCGATCCTTTCATTGGTCAGCTCCCGGTCTTGTTTATTGTCATTTGACACATTTCCTTTCAGGAGACTTCTCAGTGTTAGAATCATGCTAATCACTTCCTCAGGGAGAAAATTGAAGGTATAGCCTGATAGGTCATCAAATGATGGCGTATCGTAATCACTAGACCagtcaggcctcttcagttcatCAGGTTCCGTGAGACATTCTTCTTTGAGGTCGTTTACTTGGTTTTTCATTTCTgctttaattttgtcattttctttcattagatGCAAGACTTCATTCTCCAAACCGCTAATAATGTTTCCATATTccattatttcttctattttttcttccttttcaatcacTTCTTGTTTACACACTTCAGTCTGTATGTCCTTTTCCATATGAAGGATACTGAGCTTCTGCATGAGGCACTGAACcttgttttccatttcctttttttcttcagctAAATTCTGAACTTTATTCTCTAAATCTTgaattttctcttcctttgcAATCACCGCTTTTTTAAACCTTTCAATTTCTGTGTCCTTTTCTATATTCATATCCTGTTGGTTTCTCAGCTCTTGCTTGAGGTCATTAACTTCCTTTTCAAATTCcgctttaattttttcattttgttccgcTAAGTCCTGGACTTCCTTCTCCAAATCTCCAGTCTTCCCTTCACactctgctttttctttcttcatatgcGCAATATTTAGTTCCTTTTCAGCATTTTGTTCTCGGAGATTACTCAGCTCTTTCCGGAAAGCGTTAATTACCTTTTCACATTGAATGCTGTTTGCTCTCAGATTTTCTATCTGTTTGTCCTTGCAAATATTTTCACACTGAAGATTTTCTATCTCCTCCGTTAGATCGCGAACTTGTagttccttttctgtttttagtttcgTATTGTCTTCCACCACATTCTGGACTTCCTTTTCAAAACCGCCGattatcttttcatattctttatccACTTGAGATCGTTCCAATTGTTCCCTTTTCAGTTGATTGTTCTCTTGCTTGAGGTCATTAACTTCCTTTTCAAATTCcgctttaattttttcattttgttcc of Macrobrachium rosenbergii isolate ZJJX-2024 chromosome 11, ASM4041242v1, whole genome shotgun sequence contains these proteins:
- the LOC136843489 gene encoding uncharacterized protein; translation: MVLLRQIHHICGYGILGSNIIDNTCGYGIHRSNIIDNTCGYAIPRSNIIDNTCGYAIPRSNIVLKLALFLGTVFTLGNLGRKINSLRNGTTELTPLNQEDVSEDNNNDNNNAVSALKEIYEKKFDNLGMEIQQIRSENSRLRATLLENEKLFDQMNAGIDCLRRRVIDNFKGRMEESSRSPSGSFQEEEDDFLDLLGQIMNDPHESDFPKPSLLEDCRRNRIYESVLTLRQRMDRLEKENNQLKREQLERSQVDKEYEKIIGGFEKEVQNVVEDNKKLKTEKELQVRDLTEEIENLQCENICKDKQIENLRANSIQCEKVINAFRKELSNLREQNAEKELNIAHMKKEKAECEGKTGDLEKEVQDLTEQNEKIKAEFEKEVNDLKQENNQLKREQLERSQVDKEYEKIIGGFEKEVQNVVEDNTKLKTEKELQVRDLTEEIENLQCENICKDKQIENLRANSIQCEKVINAFRKELSNLREQNAEKELNIAHMKKEKAECEGKTGDLEKEVQDLAEQNEKIKAEFEKEVNDLKQELRNQQDMNIEKDTEIERFKKAVIAKEEKIQDLENKVQNLAEEKKEMENKVQCLMQKLSILHMEKDIQTEVCKQEVIEKEEKIEEIMEYGNIISGLENEVLHLMKENDKIKAEMKNQVNDLKEECLTEPDELKRPDWSSDYDTPSFDDLSGYTFNFLPEEVISMILTLRSLLKGNVSNDNKQDRELTNERIESEQNSDLGPETQEEDRERKTAHEEQAACQEEEVVNIQSEIRKEVEKLQEEQDNQRKQLLDQRRKREEMECMMQSLAQKMGIKECLTGPDDRKQTDEKGEENLHGPEEAALGEVPCDHFVSNDDESSDDTQEQGLPNTRRETEQKLDLRPETQEEDESKTAQQEQSTHQEEEAIILGPGNVQRRPTAVHYPGSATVPSTVLLFRSGPGMEEMNLKSRTVPGTVPMAGERTRPEKQNSAWSCARGC